The Bacteroidales bacterium DNA window AAAACACATTAATTATTTCATTCGATAGCTTTAATAACAGAGTACCATCCAAAGAAAATATAAAAGCAATAGAGGATTCAGAATTAATGGTGATTTCTTACGAAAAGCAAAAGGAATTATATGATAAAATACCGGCATGGAATCTTATTTGCAGAGATTTGGCAGATTTTAAAAGCCGTGAAATGATTGAAAGAGCCAATCGTTTTCAAATTATGTCTGCCACAGAGCGCTATCAGGCCTTTTGCAATGAATACCCGGATATATTACAGCGAACGACATTGGGTAGTATTGCATCATATATTGGTGTTGATATTGCCAC harbors:
- a CDS encoding Crp/Fnr family transcriptional regulator codes for the protein MKIDDNIAKKYNLTEEEIALTMSGYVPLTIKANDFFLKEGQVCNYIGFVKKGLLRSFIYDDYANEITSDFFPENTLIISFDSFNNRVPSKENIKAIEDSELMVISYEKQKELYDKIPAWNLICRDLADFKSREMIERANRFQIMSATERYQAFCNEYPDILQRTTLGSIASYIGVDIATLSRIRKKK